TCGGCGCCTGACCGGCCGGCATTTCCACGTTTACCTGCAACCGGATCGCGAGAGTGATGAAGGCGCCATCGGCGTTCACGGCATCACTAACGAATTCCTGGTGGGCAAGCCGCGTTTCACTGAAGTAGCCGATGAGTTTTTCGAGTTCATCAAGGGCGCGCAGCTGATCATCCATAACGCGGCGTTCGACGTTGGCTTCATCAACAACGAATTCGCCCTGATGGGCCATCACGATCGCGCGGACATCACGCAACACTGCTCGATCCTCGACACCCTGATGATGGCCCGGGAACGTCACCCGGGGCAGCGCAATAGCCTTGACGCCTTGTGCAAGCGCTATGGCGTCGACAACTCCGGCCGTGAGCTGCACGGCGCCTTGCTCGACTCCGAGATTCTGGCCGACGTTTACCTG
The window above is part of the Pseudomonas sp. B21-048 genome. Proteins encoded here:
- the dnaQ gene encoding DNA polymerase III subunit epsilon, which gives rise to MATRSVVLDTETTGMPVTDGHRIIEIGCVELIGRRLTGRHFHVYLQPDRESDEGAIGVHGITNEFLVGKPRFTEVADEFFEFIKGAQLIIHNAAFDVGFINNEFALMGHHDRADITQHCSILDTLMMARERHPGQRNSLDALCKRYGVDNSGRELHGALLDSEILADVYLTMTGGQTSLSLAGNASDGNGSGAGADNSATEIRRLPADRQPIRIIRASEEDLAQHIARLEAIAKSAGAPSLWQQLAEAKAQA